The Planctomycetia bacterium genome segment ACGGTCAAATCTTCATCGCTCACGACAGTGAACGGCTCCAATTCATCCCGGAGCACCAGCACGTCGGCCGGGGCCTCGATTCCCAGGCGCACCTTGTCGCCGGACACGCGAACCACGGTGACGACGATGGAATCGCCGAGCCGAATCCGTTGGCGTTCCTTCCGTGAAAGTACCAGCATGAGCGACCTCCGTGTACGATGATGTTGACTGCGATATGTATATCAGTTCAGTGAACGAATGTCAATCATTTTGTTGATTGAACGCGACTCCAGCGCCGGCTCGATGACGTGGCTCCATCACGAGCGATTGCGTAAACTGCGTGAGGCCGGGAAGAGCTGCGATAGAGATGCTATCGGCAGCTTAGGCAAAATAGATTGGACCCAAATGGGCGATT includes the following:
- a CDS encoding carbon storage regulator, giving the protein MLVLSRKERQRIRLGDSIVVTVVRVSGDKVRLGIEAPADVLVLRDELEPFTVVSDEDLTVEVTIPQHKASA